Proteins encoded in a region of the Homo sapiens chromosome 20, GRCh38.p14 Primary Assembly genome:
- the SCP2D1 gene encoding SCP2 sterol-binding domain-containing protein 1 produces MWKRSDHQPKIKAEDGPLVGQFEVLGSVPEPAMPHPLELSEFESFPVFQDIRLHIREVGAQLVKKVNAVFQLDITKNGKTILRWTIDLKNGSGDMYPGPARLPADTVFTIPESVFMELVLGKMNPQKAFLAGKFKVSGKVLLSWKLERVFKDWAKF; encoded by the coding sequence ATGTGGAAGAGAAGTGACCATCAACCCAAGATCAAAGCAGAGGATGGACCTCTGGTGGGCCAGTTCGAGGTTCTGGGTTCAGTTCCAGAACCTGCCATGCCACATCCTCTAGAGCTGTCAGAATTTGAGAGCTTCCCAGTGTTTCAGGACATTAGGCTTCACATCAGGGAAGTGGGAGCTCAATTGGTCAAGAAAGTCAATGCCGTCTTTCAGCTGGACATCACCAAAAATGGGAAGACCATTTTGCGGTGGACCATTGATCTGAAGAATGGTTCTGGGGACATGTATCCGGGACCTGCCAGGCTCCCAGCAGACACTGTCTTTACAATCCCGGAGTCTGTCTTTATGGAGCTGGTTTTGGGCAAAATGAACCCGCAGAAGGCTTTCCTTGCCGGAAAGTTCAAAGTGAGTGGCAAGGTTCTGCTTAGCTGGAAGCTGGAAAGGGTTTTCAAAGACTGGGCTAAATTTTAA